One genomic segment of Helianthus annuus cultivar XRQ/B chromosome 14, HanXRQr2.0-SUNRISE, whole genome shotgun sequence includes these proteins:
- the LOC118486512 gene encoding wall-associated receptor kinase-like 8, which translates to MKLFHPYLYLLISLSITSISVSKYAKTGCNDTCGNNVTIPYPFGIGADCSVNPWYIVDCNSSRPYLSALNHLEILRVDLHNQTIIVSTPRISDCQNPVEKTSQLMSIDLDRTPFLFCSYHNRFVFDGCGNAVMMENGSALTGCSTSCLSENVTEINNYCFGFSCCQTTVPHFLKLYSINIAGLGRDGGCAYAFLLDEDSYLKQTFSVQSVAANNAYVPMSLMWTFPHNATLSCCRGASDHMNMELDTGNGTFVESQKCSRHIGYKGNPYLYDGCEGIIASSYSCF; encoded by the coding sequence ATGAAGTTATTTCATCCTTACTTGTATCTACTCATTTCCCTTTCAATAACATCAATCTCTGTTTCAAAATACGCCAAGACAGGGTGCAATGATACATGTGGGAACAACGTGACGATTCCATACCCGTTTGGAATCGGTGCAGATTGTTCTGTGAACCCATGGTACATCGTTGATTGCAACTCCTCCAGGCCATATCTATCTGCACTCAACCACCTGGAAATCTTGAGGGTAGACTTACATAATCAAACAATCATTGTTAGTACACCAAGAATCTCTGATTGCCAAAACCCCGTTGAGAAAACCAGTCAGCTCATGAGTATCGATCTTGATAGGACTCCCTTCCTGTTTTGCAGTTATCACAATAGATTTGTTTTTGACGGGTGTGGTAATGCAGTTATGATGGAAAACGGGAGTGCGCTCACCGGGTGTTCCACTTCTTGTCTGAGTGAGAATGTTACCGAAATAAACAACTACTGTTTTGGCTTTTCTTGTTGCCAAACGACAGTTCCACATTTTCTTAAGTTGTACAGTATAAATATCGCGGGTCTGGGTAGAGATGGAGGGTGTGCGTATGCTTTCTTGCTGGATGAAGATTCATATCTAAAACAAACCTTTTCTGTCCAATCTGTTGCGGCTAACAACGCTTATGTACCCATGTCCCTTATGTGGACCTTTCCACACAACGCCACACTAAGTTGCTGTCGAGGAGCCTCAGACCATATGAATATGGAACTGGATACGGGTAATGGTACTTTTGTGGAGTCACAGAAATGTTCCCGTCATATAGGTTACAAAGGAAACCCTTACTTATATGATGGATGTGAAGGTATTATAGCATCTTCTTATTCATGtttttaa
- the LOC110906884 gene encoding wall-associated receptor kinase-like 9, whose translation MGVILGVSLSVGVLFLIANIYALYKWIKKVKERRQRKRFFKRNGGLLLKQQEEADPSLVGKTILFTSHELEKATDNFNENRILGRGGQGTVYKGMLVDGRIVAIKKSKVVDESQLEQFINEVVILSQVNHRNVVKLFGCCLETDVPSLVSEFIPNGTLYDRLHKGIDGSPISLNMRLQIATEVSGALAYLHSATSIPIYHRDIKTTNILLDEKYRAKVSDFGTSRFVSVEQTHLTTLVKGTFGYLDPEYFQSSQFTEKSDVYSFGVVLVELLTRERPISQTRFGEHRSLATHFMLAMEEGRAMSIFDAMVIKEGTRDELLVVASLAMRCLNLNGRYRPTMKEVATELEAIRMSHIPSTVQTNTGPMTYEKNQSFTTYTETSSKMLSLNDSFSQ comes from the exons ATGGGTGTTATTCTAG GTGTTAGCCTAAGTGTGGGTGTACTTTTTCTTATCGCAAACATCTACGCATTGTACAAATGGATCAAGAAAGTAAAAGAAAGAAGACAAAGAAAAAGGTTCTTTAAACGAAATGGTGGTTTACTTTTAAAGCAACAAGAAGAAGCTGACCCGTCTTTAGTTGGTAAAACCATACTTTTCACATCACATGAGCTAGAGAAGGCGACAGACAACTTCAATGAGAATAGAATTCTGGGACGTGGAGGACAAGGTACAGTGTATAAAGGGATGTTAGTGGATGGTAGGATTGTAGCAATCAAGAAATCAAAGGTTGTTGATGAGAGTCAATTAGAACAATTCATTAATGAGGTGGTTATTCTATCCCAAGTTAATCATAGAAACGTGGTCAAACTATTTGGATGTTGCTTAGAGACAGACGTCCCTTCGCTTGTTTCTGAATTCATTCCAAATGGCACCTTGTACGATCGACTTCACAAGGGAATAGACGGATCCCCAATTTCTTTGAACATGAGATTACAGATAGCTACAGAGGTTTCAGGAGCACTTGCTTACTTGCATTCAGCAACTTCCATTCCAATATACCATAGAGACATTAAAACCACTAATATACTTTTGGATGAGAAATACAGGGCAAAAGTTTCAGACTTTGGAACTTCTAGGTTTGTTTCAGTAGAGCAAACCCATTTGACTACCTTAGTCAAAGGTACGTTTGGCTACCTTGATCCTGAGTATTTCCAATCTAGTCAATTCACTGAAAAAAGTGATGTATATAGTTTTGGAGTTGTTTTAGTTGAACTCTTAACCAGAGAAAGGCCAATTTCCCAAACTAGATTTGGTGAACATAGAAGTTTGGCTACACACTTTATGTTGGCTATGGAAGAAGGGCGTGCTATGTCTATTTTTGATGCAATGGTGATTAAAGAGGGTACTAGGGATGAACTTCTGGTTGTAGCTAGCCTGGCAATGCGATGCTTAAATTTGAATGGAAGGTATAGACCAACAATGAAAGAAGTAGCTACAGAGCTAGAAGCTATACGAATGTCACACATTCCCTCTACCGTTCAAACTAATACCGGACCCATGACATATGAAAAGAACCAATCGTTTACAACATATACCGAAACATCTTCAAAAATGTTGAGTTTGAATGATAGCTTTAGCCAGTGA
- the LOC110908598 gene encoding uncharacterized protein LOC110908598, with amino-acid sequence MCEICGGPHFTVKCPQYEGSSADYDTNPFVQPQQYSLQGYPTNAKERFPHFFELRELIMNCVRIIKEFRKCGDPRFPKMVGILDRMIGQIGPMIECDLSRQRDPRCEECGGPHWYEECAIAARLEMGWENREQKQQIQWGDYDDEWITVQSSYYKAIVIPELADGETIWGYVESKAEKVEVEREEEEEVEVEQPSNEDQMTWENEFKEELDGLPVDEEVKEFDPQGDLAYLEVLLEGNPMTDIKEEEVVVEEEEHHSWPLVLVLSEAEKSTTPRERAKKRKIKDLNRKRIEGWGEMERKKPFTNDRSSHYMSRIRSLPGMFKFWWSDPFENFKIFYYSTIIFLNIFEYQVELNGLDRVQIKEKPPD; translated from the coding sequence ATGTGTGAAATTTGTGGAGGGCCTCACTTTACAGTTAAATGCCCCCAGTATGAGGGGTCCTCTGCGGATTATGATACTAACCCCTTTGTGCAGCCACAGCAATATTCTTTGCAGGGGTATCCCACAAATGCTAAGGAGAGGTTTCCCCATTTTTTCGAGCTCAGGGAATTAATTATGAATTGCGTGCGAATAATAAAAGAGTTTCGGAAGTGCGGGGATCCAAGGTTTCCGAAAATGGTCGGCATACTTGATCGAATGATCGGACAAATAGGCCCAATGATAGAGTGTGACCTCAGTCGGCAAAGGGATCCAAGGTGTGAAGAATGTGGTGGACCACACTGGTATGAAGAATGTGCGATCGCTGCTCGGTTGGAAATGGGTTGGGAAAACAGAGAGCAGAAGCAACAAATACAATGGGGCGATTATGATGATGAGTGGATTACAGTTCAAAGCTCATATTATAAGGCGATAGTGATCCCCGAGCTTGCTGATGGGGAGACGATATGGGGATATGTGGAGAGTAAGGCAGAAAAAGTAGAGGTagaaagagaagaagaagaggaggtaGAAGTTGAGCAACCATCTAATGAAGATCAGATGACTTGGGAGAATGAATTTAAGGAAGAACTAGATGGGTTGCCGGTAGATGAAGAGGTAAAGGAGTTTGATCCGCAGGGAGACCTTGCTTACTTAGAAGTTTTACTTGAAGGAAACCCAATGACGGACATTAAAGAAGAAGAAGTGGTGGTGGAAGAGGAAGAGCACCACAGCTGGCCCCTGGTGTTAGTACTAAGTGAAGCTGAAAAATCAACAACACCACGGGAGAGGgcaaagaaaaggaagataaaGGATCTGAACCGGAAGAGGATCGAAGGTTGGGGAGAGATGGAGAGGAAGAAGCCGTTCACGAACGATCGGTCTTCTCATTACATGTCACGCATTCGGTCTCTTCCAGGTATGTTTAAATTTTGGTGGtctgacccgtttgaaaattttaaaatattttattattccaccattatatttttaaatatttttgagTATCAGGTGGAATTAAACGGGTTGGATAGGGTCCAGATCAAAGAAaaacctcctgattaa